CACAAACTGCAGCAGTGAGTAAATGACCACATCGTTTGGCCTTTAACAGTGTGCCTACAGGCGTGGCGTGCTATGTACATATGGTAGATATCTAGTAAGTACGGCCTTTGCCAATTACCTGCGTtctcgaaatatttttcagctcAGTATGTTGAAATCTTCACTTAAATATACGAGTGTGTATATGCATCTgcacatgtacgtacatacataagtgggCATTTAAGTATTTATCATATAAATCGAAAGGCGCGCATTGACGTTGGGTTGAAAAACCTTAAAAGCATCATAATAAAATCAAGTGAGCCACCGATAAACTGTGAGTAGTCAGCTGCTAAGAATAACTTCGCTTTGGAGGTTTCCTGGTTTCTTGAATTGTGCGCGAatgttaaattataaaaattaaaattaaataacaaaggAAAGTATAAGAAACAGTCTACTATCTCTTAAGTGAACACCTAAGGGactgaaaaatttgttcgcCTGTGAAAACAAagtgtaaaaaagttaataataattTGTGATAGATCTTTAATCTTTTATCTGttttatacgtacatatgtaagcatacataaatatttgaaaatacaagcagcatttttattaatatagaaaaatacatggaatgtaaaaaaaaacagattgtcTGTAATGAAATTTTAGCTTGGCGAGTTCTCCTATTCAAGTTTTCCGAGTTTTTTAATATCGTGTATTTGAAGATCAGTAAGCAATTCAGTGCCTTTGAGCCCGCTGTGATAATAAAGAAACAGATTTTAGTTATCTTTTAGCAGTCTCTTTAATAGAAGTTCACCTGTTTTCAATCTCATTTTCTTGTTCATCTTCAGAAGAGTTGGCCAGCGATTCTTGAGAAACAATTATCACTAcagaattaatattttcaatgtggATTTGATTCTGCACTAGATTAATACCGTTGGAGAACTGAACAACTGGGATATCTGGTTTAAAAAAATAGCTTTCCTGAAACAATTTTTCACTTGCTCTCTCGCTTTGCCTCTGAAATGAACAACATCTCAACAACAAGaagtcatttaaaatattcataaaattataCCGAGCTCATAGTCAGCTGTCGTGTACCTACATGTAATTGATGTCATGTATTGCTTTCTAGCGAAGATCCCAAAATTATGTTCGCTTTCAATAACATTTTATGaacttattttgatttattgtaaGCCGCCCGCTTATGAAGGAACGAAAATGCCTTTGCTGGGGAAAGCAAGCGTCCGCGTTCTGTTTTACGAGGGGTGTCCACTCAagagcgaaaaattaaaaaaatctctaTAGATGTTTAAGTACCGAAAAAACTGTCCGCTTATCGCCGGTGTCCGTTCATAGAGAGTACACTGTAGGTATACCAATTACACGAGCCTTATTTACACACGGTGGAGAGAATTTAGAAGGTGTGGGCAACattagaccgttaaccggctctcagtgattttgaagaaattagCTGATTTGTTGAAATAGCAGGGGATGTAACAGCGGTTTGTTTGCGACAAAGCTGAGGCTGtgttgtttatatgtataataaaatattaacgtTGCTACCgctcatgttacttcgttgtcGTCTGAACTATAAGCGTAGATGACTAGAATTAATTGGGTATTAATGTTTCTTCCGATGTGGCATCACAGACGAAAGTTATGATGACTGCACTGTCaggagaaaaagagtttcacatcaaATTATATTACTATTTCGAAATGTTCATGTTTTTCTCGAACGTAAgctctacggcggccgccgtagccgaatgggttggtgcgtgattaccattcggaattcacagagagatcgttggttcgaatctcggtgaaagcaaaattaataaaaacatttttctaatagcgatcgcccctcggcaggcaatggcaaacctccgagtgtatttctgccatgaaaaagctcctcataaaaatatctgccgttcggagtcggcttgaaactgtaggtccctccatttgtggaacaacatcaacacgcacaccacaaataggaggaggagctcggccaagcacctaacagaagtgtaagcgccaattatttatttattttaagctcTCACTTTACTCAGCTATCTTAAAACCGATATGGATATAGTATATGACATTAAACTTTGTGGCACTGCAGCTAACTCTAACACCGAATTAATTCGAAGATTCCAGTCGAAAACCCTCAGAATGATGTCAAACGCACAAATTCATCGTGATCTCAAATATTTGAGATcacaataattgaagaaataagaaaatatgccacaTCATCAAACATTCGACTTCAATCGCACTCAAACTCTCTTGCCATAGAAATAATTGCGAATCCCATAACCTTCACCAGACTCAAGAGAAAGTCTACAAAAGTCCTCATATGATAAAAAATTCGtctaaaaattagtaaatggttGCACCACTGAACGTATTCCATAAATGcttttttcttaaatgaattaaggggggaccctcaaatttccgggtcaaaaaaatcgattttttggaaataattttaatctattctacaactatttaagaatatactttcaaaatttcaagtcgatatctgtatttttgaaggagtgacaaaatttttaacaggacgcgacgggtggactgatcgcctgtatccaaaactttaaacgcgtttttctcgaaacatcatttttcgattttgtgtacacaattgagaacgctgtattgaaccaatcaggctttacaatagctcattttaaagataattaaattgttttcaatgtgacattaagtgttttttaaaaaaaaaagattttcatatttttttgtaattttaaagtcaatttttatgcatgaaaaatcacttttaacataaaactgggtaaaaaatatcaatttcgacatttttttttttaatcaaaatgtcacatcgaaggtattatcctaaagttttaaaaaaaatttggtttttttatttcataaaaaaattcagagcgctagaatgtacacagatagaatgaggtgccatggacgaggtgtatatttccatacttaaaatgtttttttttcttctccgaaaatttttgtagacagtcaagacatttattaaaatactttatgaattacaaaacgtttgaagttattttacctgagaaaaaaattcccaaaaatgatgcatttttcgaccgtctaaatgagggtccccccttaaatagCTTTAAGTGAGAAGATTGCTTATTGTTTAAGAAACAgaagaaatataattaaaaaaaaaaaataaaatatggtctgaacaacgactaatCGGAAGAGCGTAAAAATATGTGTTAAATGAGCGGACacaattctgctgccgaattcCCTGTGACGTGATAGCCGAAGTTATCCTCACAATTTCGCTTCGGATGGCGAAAGCTGTTGTAGTCTATTATATTTGGTTAACTGtgtgatgttggccacaccttctgaattctctccacggtgcatgcatgcatgtacacacataaatatgatGTGTTAATCTGCATGCGAAAGTACCTGCATGTACATCCGTAGGTATAAAATCAAGAGTCCTAAGTGAATGCTAGTCATTTTCGGTTATCGCACAAGTCTGGATGTGTCCAGCAGAACGATTCAAGTAAATTACTCTCACTTCTTGGTGCATTGAACTATTTTGAATTTGTGAAATGTCAACATAAATATTTAGcttaaaaaatgtactaaattataatgaaataatgtttttcttttcgttCATTACAGGTGGCGCTCGTAAATCGCATCATTAGTTGACTCGACTCCAACGCAACTTTTTATTCTAAAGTTACCTGTAATCAACTTAATCAACATCTATAAACTTAtatattcaattaaaataatttattttatacacatatgtatatatcttttgtgaacatatatatgtacgtaaatttataagttgcataaaattttatatgctAGTGATAttagttttagaatttttttttacatttgtatttacaCATCAAGAACTAACAGGGAATAGAAGAAATTGcggctggaatgttggtatttGACACAATTCCTGTTCACATGGATTCATTTGATGCATTGATTATCTTTTGTTGGCTAATTTGTGCTCTTCTATTCGGTCCAATCTTATTCATTCTATGCGTTTACTTACCTGAATTACCTGTTAGATATATAAAACACATCCGATCAATGAGTTAAAAATATGCTTGTGTATACAAATCTACAACTGTATTTAAATGTAagcaattaattattaaattttttatagtattgtcAACTAAATAAGTTTTAATGCGACTTGTATTGCAATAAATATCTATGGAAAtcacaaaatttatgtttttattcatttattgaaGTTCATTGACTTTGTCATGAATGCACTGATAAGTtgagatgttgttgttgtagcaaaagaaacatttattcattacattttatttatcaaacCCGTAACCGAAAGTTATTTTACAGCGTTTGAACTTACGAATACTATTCTTAATAATACAGAGGAAATATAATGGAAATATATAAGGAATTATGATGAAGTGAGAGTTTGGAAAATGTCGTGATTCCTTTTGTACATAAGATTTCTTTGCCTCTAGTACAGTTATGCCCAAACATTTTGTATGGCCGAGCAAGTCTCAGATATTGTATATTTCTGTGTAAACGAGCGTGTTTTTGTGTACATTTTTCTGCAACTGTAACTAATTGTAGAATATAAGCGATTTCGGTTGTTCTTTCTGCAGGTCAAATGCAAAAGAATGAAGCACCTAATTCGCGCTCCCTCGTAATTCGCTTTTTCATTCCtaatttcctctttcattcgtaaTTCACTTCTCAATTACCCTTTGAATCACGTAATTAACAGTACAAAGTATAGTATAGATTTTAGAGCGAATTATTTCATTTGTATGTACGTAACTCAGTAGCAATTACCCAGCGAAAATGTATCGAAATcgcaaatatatcaaaattagcTGTCAGACACAAACAAAAGagtaaaccaaaacaaaaaacaaagttaaaataGCCTTGTAAAGGCTGTAAGCATGAGTTCGGAGTTGGAATTCTTTTAaaccataaagaaaaaaaacccaGTTTAATATAGGGAAGCCCCGTGTCAGATAGacgcatgtttttttttttgttttcctggttcactcctctcgggaacaTAAGACCTCGACAAggcttgtcttgcgttggtttcgttaatttatttgatttctgacacctacgattagcctgccgctaccagtcctaagtggcGGAAATGCCCACGTGTCGATGCGGAACAacaccttcttactgcttggagtgccatctgtgtttcatttctttctttcatttttctggcagaaggatcgcacatatggttgaggacttcgctaaatttggtgtgtctgcgctattaccgcgctCGCCCGTTTCCTCTTGCTGGCACCCATGATGCAACTGTttgctttttcttgttttagcagccaaaatgcaaataatgcgctgactactgtgtgggagtaaggatggaaaagataagtttttgggtttgaagaatgagtttttttttttatttttagaaacagggaaattaggtaaatttggaaaaggaCCGTGCTTTAGTGGgactcgaacccacaacctctgggatggcaggctagtgtaCTTACGcaagactaccgaggccgcttgTAGGCACGCTTTAAACCAAATGTGAGGAGCATCTCTAGCTATGATCCAGTTGACGGTGCGACTGATGACCAAAAAGACGACAGTCAGCTAAACGCAGTATACGACTCCCTCCCCCCAGGccgatatattatattttttgccatGGGAGATCTGAACAAAAAAGTTGGTACCTATAACAGCACGTTGGAACACGTTATGAGTACAGAGGGGGGCCGGGTATTTGCAACGATAACGGCGAGCGATTTGTCAATGTTTGCAATTCAAGGAGTTTGGTCCTTGGGGGTTCTCTCTTTGAACACGAAGAGTGCCACGTGATTATTTGGCTGCCTATGGATCGACAGTGCTCTGCGAATCAAATGGACTAAATTGCGATGAGTCACACACATAACAAGTGCCTGCTTGACGTGCGAAACGAGCGTGCAGCTGATATTGGATTGACCGCATAAAAGTACGGGCAGCGGTAACTCGGCCACCGAAATGTAATATCGAGCGGATAAAGAACCTTGCTGTAAAAACGCAATTTTATTACACATTATACGAAACCATCGTGCACGACCTAGTGATGCTAATAAACCCACGGAGGCGCACTGGCATCAAATCAAAGACATTATAAAAAGAGATCAAGATGACTAAAAAGCACGTTGCCGGAAGCATTGCTGATAAGAGATGCATAGGGAAACCTCTTTATCACAACTAAGCCTGTGGAACAATGAACTGAGTTTAACAATGAGCTTGCCCCCTCTTTGGACCAGCTGCCCATATGTAGCGATACCATCGAAATAAACGCCAGGATAaaaacatctccaccaagtttggCAGAAATCAATGCCGTCCAATAGCGTAACTTCCGAATGGAAAGGCAGACGGTATAGATTGCATTGAGCTGAGCTATATATAGTAAAATCGACCCAGTGTTCTCTGCGAAAATTCTATCGCCTATAATAACATCCACATGGGAGAGTTATTCTCGAGAGAATGGAAAGAGCGCATCATAGTGAAGCTTGCTAAAAATGGTGATCTTAAAAACTGCAACAATCTGAGGGGTATCTGTATGCTTCCCGCGATAGCAAAGCTCATAGCCCGTGTAATCCTAAACCGGCTTAAACACCACCTAGAAGCATGAATGAGCTCTTAGGCTGATTTTCGTAGTAGCCAAATTAACACACTTATCATCGAGTAGTGCGTCGAATTCAATTCAAAACTAAACCTGGTATTTATCGGTTGTATTCTGTCCCCAATCCTGTTTCTCCTTGTAATCAAAGATATCCTGAGGTACCTTGCTCAGGTATCTGACATACGCCGATGACATATGCTTGTTTACATACAAACTTTGCGACCTGAAGTTACTAAGTCAAGCCATGCAGAACAAGTTGAAAATAACTGGCCTCAAAGTCAATGG
The sequence above is drawn from the Anastrepha obliqua isolate idAnaObli1 chromosome 4, idAnaObli1_1.0, whole genome shotgun sequence genome and encodes:
- the LOC129245811 gene encoding uncharacterized protein LOC129245811; protein product: MLVFDTIPVHMDSFDALIIFCWLICALLFGPILFILCVYLPELPVRYIKHIRSMS